From the genome of Naumannella halotolerans, one region includes:
- a CDS encoding SDR family oxidoreductase, with the protein MNGTTTTATPRPVAGRLQDKVAIVTGAGSGIGRATCLRLAAEGARVVAADRDLAGAEATAALAGEQRAIASLTDVTDAEALAATVERTVETFGGVDIFHNNAGLAQAAKPLAEVTRGEWDALIAVNLTAFFLGAQAVVPAMRRRGGGVIIATASTSAVHPRPGLSAYAAAKSGVLGLTRELALELATDRIRVNAINPVAVKTPMLSEFGLAAEDELLDKMAATIPLGTAIDAEDIAAAVAYLASDDARYVTGIALNVDGGRDL; encoded by the coding sequence ATGAATGGGACGACAACGACAGCGACACCCCGGCCCGTGGCCGGCCGACTGCAGGACAAGGTGGCGATCGTCACCGGTGCCGGATCCGGCATCGGCCGCGCCACCTGCCTGCGGCTTGCCGCCGAGGGAGCCCGGGTGGTCGCTGCGGATCGAGATCTCGCCGGTGCCGAGGCGACCGCTGCGCTGGCGGGGGAGCAGCGGGCGATCGCCAGCCTCACCGATGTCACCGACGCCGAAGCACTGGCGGCCACGGTGGAGCGGACCGTCGAAACCTTCGGCGGGGTCGACATCTTCCACAACAACGCCGGTCTGGCCCAGGCGGCCAAACCCTTGGCAGAAGTGACGCGGGGTGAGTGGGATGCGTTGATCGCGGTGAATCTGACCGCCTTCTTCCTCGGTGCCCAGGCGGTCGTCCCGGCCATGCGTCGACGCGGTGGCGGAGTGATCATCGCCACCGCCTCCACCTCGGCGGTCCACCCCCGGCCCGGGCTGTCGGCCTATGCCGCGGCCAAGAGCGGTGTCCTCGGGCTCACCCGCGAGCTGGCCCTGGAGCTGGCCACCGACCGGATCCGGGTGAATGCGATCAACCCGGTCGCGGTGAAGACGCCGATGCTGAGCGAGTTCGGGCTCGCGGCCGAGGACGAGCTGTTGGACAAGATGGCGGCGACGATCCCGCTCGGTACGGCGATCGACGCCGAGGACATCGCTGCCGCGGTGGCCTACCTGGCCTCCGACGATGCCCGCTACGTCACCGGGATCGCCCTGAACGTCGACGGGGGTCGTGACCTGTGA
- the mptB gene encoding polyprenol phosphomannose-dependent alpha 1,6 mannosyltransferase MptB, which produces MSAAQPRSVQHPSPPVTPSWVPGVLVGLLGSLVLGVAMFTPGFLPTTSPVFGLLPIPLQTGQTAVVVGVLLSVLGWLLLRPEMCSTRPINSWSVLGLWALPLLFVPPVMSNDPYLYADQAWTVQQGANPYLVGLSALPGPYSDQVDGVWQGSTAVYPALHLITTWLAAGVTGFHPYWGVVAMRLPAVLGVVLLGLCLPRLARAAGVAVGPARWFCLLNPIVVVHQLGGAHNDALMVGLVAAALWWAVAGRWPLLGAPVLLGLAVAVKQPAALAGLGIALLIVQRLHHSSVDPDWRGWSAVVADARRCLLPVAVTAAVSILTLVAVSYALGFGLGWLYSLSTPGSVPSPAPVSVLTQLGVPGAVALWLGRFVLAALVIGLLIRYGSRDPWRVLVGTMLALALTGAVLHGWYLAWGVCFFALARFGPMAERALVTVMILMLVYLSMAEYIGIIPLLAQALIGFAVAIVLVQAAYVWPAFAGRMPISPPRADPA; this is translated from the coding sequence ATGTCCGCAGCCCAACCCCGGTCGGTTCAGCACCCGTCCCCGCCCGTCACGCCCAGCTGGGTGCCCGGTGTGCTGGTCGGTCTCCTCGGCAGTCTGGTCCTCGGGGTGGCGATGTTCACCCCGGGTTTCCTGCCGACGACCAGCCCGGTGTTCGGCCTCCTGCCCATACCCCTGCAGACCGGTCAGACAGCGGTGGTCGTCGGCGTGCTGCTGAGTGTGCTCGGCTGGCTGCTGCTACGGCCGGAGATGTGCTCGACCCGGCCGATCAACAGTTGGTCGGTGCTCGGCCTCTGGGCGCTGCCGCTGCTGTTCGTACCGCCGGTGATGTCGAACGATCCCTACCTGTACGCCGATCAGGCCTGGACCGTCCAGCAGGGAGCGAATCCCTACCTGGTCGGATTGTCCGCCCTGCCGGGTCCGTACTCCGACCAGGTGGACGGGGTCTGGCAGGGGTCGACCGCGGTCTACCCGGCGCTGCACCTGATCACCACCTGGCTGGCCGCCGGTGTGACCGGTTTCCATCCCTACTGGGGGGTGGTGGCCATGCGGCTGCCGGCAGTGCTCGGAGTCGTCCTGCTCGGTCTGTGTCTGCCGCGACTTGCACGGGCGGCCGGGGTCGCGGTGGGGCCCGCCCGATGGTTCTGCCTGCTGAACCCGATCGTCGTCGTCCACCAGCTCGGCGGTGCCCACAACGACGCCCTGATGGTCGGGTTGGTGGCCGCCGCCCTCTGGTGGGCGGTGGCCGGTCGCTGGCCGCTGCTCGGAGCGCCGGTGCTGCTGGGACTGGCCGTGGCGGTGAAACAGCCGGCCGCCCTCGCCGGTCTGGGGATCGCCCTGCTGATCGTCCAGCGGCTGCACCACAGCTCGGTCGATCCCGACTGGCGCGGCTGGTCCGCGGTCGTCGCCGACGCCCGACGCTGCCTGCTCCCGGTGGCGGTGACTGCGGCGGTGTCCATCCTGACCCTGGTGGCGGTCTCCTACGCACTCGGGTTCGGCCTCGGCTGGCTGTACTCGCTCAGCACCCCGGGTTCGGTCCCCAGTCCGGCCCCGGTGAGTGTCCTGACCCAGTTGGGGGTACCCGGTGCGGTGGCGCTGTGGCTGGGACGGTTCGTGCTGGCAGCGCTGGTGATCGGATTGCTGATCCGGTACGGATCGCGCGACCCCTGGCGGGTACTGGTGGGCACGATGCTGGCGCTGGCCCTGACCGGTGCGGTGCTGCACGGCTGGTACCTGGCCTGGGGTGTGTGCTTCTTCGCCCTGGCCCGATTCGGGCCGATGGCCGAACGCGCGCTGGTGACGGTGATGATCTTGATGTTGGTCTATCTCTCGATGGCCGAGTACATCGGGATCATTCCGCTGCTGGCCCAGGCGCTGATCGGGTTCGCCGTGGCGATCGTGCTCGTCCAGGCCGCCTATGTCTGGCCTGCCTTCGCCGGCAGGATGCCGATCTCCCCGCCCCGGGCGGACCCGGCATGA
- a CDS encoding TIGR01777 family oxidoreductase gives MDEQRTLRVAVAGGSGLIGTALLQALGQAGHEPVQLVRHPAEQPGQRQWEPGSGWIDGPGLSDVDAVICLSGAGIAGRPWTDRRRELLRSSRIEPVSAVVAALADAPRCQTFLCGSAVGYYGTAGDAELTEEHVRGEGFLPDLVEEWEQLAATAPNGVRVVSLRTGLVLSGSGGLLGSLAPIFRLGAGGRLGSGRQWMPWISLADHVRAQVHLLGSQLSGPVNLSAPTPVTNREFTRTLAAAVHRPAIIPTPLLPIRVLMGTDFVDELLLASQRAVPAKLLADDFDFGDTSFAETVRAEVG, from the coding sequence ATGGATGAGCAGCGCACACTGCGGGTGGCCGTGGCCGGTGGTTCCGGCCTGATCGGGACGGCCCTGCTGCAGGCCCTGGGCCAGGCCGGGCACGAACCGGTGCAGTTGGTACGGCATCCGGCCGAGCAGCCGGGGCAGCGCCAGTGGGAGCCGGGATCGGGTTGGATCGACGGACCGGGACTGAGCGACGTCGATGCCGTCATCTGCCTGTCCGGTGCCGGTATCGCGGGCCGGCCGTGGACCGACAGGCGCCGCGAGCTGTTGCGCAGCTCGCGGATCGAGCCAGTCTCCGCAGTGGTCGCCGCACTGGCCGACGCACCCCGGTGCCAGACCTTCCTCTGCGGTTCGGCCGTCGGCTACTACGGCACCGCCGGTGACGCCGAACTGACCGAGGAGCATGTCCGGGGCGAGGGATTCCTGCCCGACCTGGTCGAGGAGTGGGAGCAGCTGGCCGCAACCGCCCCGAACGGGGTGCGGGTGGTGTCGCTGCGGACCGGCCTGGTGCTCTCCGGATCCGGCGGGCTGCTGGGCTCGCTCGCCCCCATTTTCCGGCTCGGTGCCGGCGGACGCCTGGGGTCGGGTCGGCAGTGGATGCCGTGGATCTCCCTGGCAGACCATGTCCGCGCCCAGGTGCATCTGCTCGGCTCCCAGCTCTCCGGGCCGGTGAACCTGTCCGCCCCGACGCCGGTGACGAATCGGGAGTTCACCCGTACCCTCGCCGCGGCGGTCCACCGTCCGGCGATCATCCCCACCCCGTTGTTGCCGATCCGGGTGCTGATGGGCACCGACTTCGTCGACGAACTGCTGCTGGCCTCGCAACGGGCCGTACCGGCGAAGCTGCTCGCCGACGACTTCGATTTCGGCGACACCTCGTTTGCCGAAACGGTCCGGGCAGAGGTCGGCTGA
- the groL gene encoding chaperonin GroEL (60 kDa chaperone family; promotes refolding of misfolded polypeptides especially under stressful conditions; forms two stacked rings of heptamers to form a barrel-shaped 14mer; ends can be capped by GroES; misfolded proteins enter the barrel where they are refolded when GroES binds), whose translation MAKTLQFDEEARRSLERGVDILANTVKVTLGPKGRYVVLDKKWGAPTITNDGVTVARDVELDDPYENMGAQLAKEVATKTNDIAGDGTTTATVLAQALVHEGLRAVASGANPIALKRGMDAALAAVTDELKNNAREVQTTQDMAHVATISARDEKIGALIADAFDKVGKDGVITVDESQTFGTELEFTEGMQFDKGYLSPYFVTDTDRMEAVLDDPYILISQTKISSMNDLLPVLEKVIAANGSLVIIAEDVEGEALSTLVVNKIKGTFSSVALKAPAFGDRRKAMLEDIATLTGGTVITSDLGMKLDQVGLDSLGRARRVIVTKDDTTIIDGAGDAAAVEGRVAQLRKEIENTDSDWDREKLQERVAKLAGGVCVIKVGAATEVELKETKHRIEDAVSATRAAIEEGIVAGGGAALIHAAKVLDKTDRTGDEAVGVRIVAKSVVEPLRWIAENGGEQGYVVVSKVAELGPGEGYNAATGEYGDLIGSGVIDPVKVTRSALANAVSIASLLLTTETLVAEKPEDDDEPAGHSH comes from the coding sequence ATGGCAAAGACCCTTCAGTTCGACGAGGAGGCGCGGCGCTCACTGGAGCGTGGCGTCGACATCCTCGCCAACACAGTCAAGGTGACGCTCGGCCCGAAGGGCCGCTACGTCGTGCTGGACAAGAAGTGGGGCGCGCCGACCATCACCAACGACGGCGTGACCGTCGCCCGTGACGTCGAGCTCGACGATCCGTACGAGAACATGGGCGCCCAGCTGGCCAAGGAAGTCGCCACCAAGACCAACGACATCGCCGGTGACGGAACCACCACCGCCACGGTGCTCGCCCAGGCCTTGGTGCACGAAGGCCTGCGGGCCGTCGCCTCCGGCGCCAACCCGATCGCCCTGAAGCGGGGCATGGATGCCGCCCTGGCGGCTGTCACCGACGAGCTGAAGAACAATGCTCGTGAGGTGCAGACCACCCAGGACATGGCGCATGTGGCCACCATCTCGGCCCGGGACGAGAAGATCGGCGCCCTGATCGCCGATGCCTTCGACAAGGTCGGCAAGGACGGTGTGATCACCGTCGACGAGTCCCAGACCTTCGGCACCGAGCTCGAGTTCACCGAGGGTATGCAGTTCGACAAGGGCTACCTGTCGCCCTACTTCGTGACTGACACCGATCGGATGGAGGCCGTCCTGGACGATCCCTACATCCTGATCTCGCAGACGAAGATCAGCTCGATGAACGACCTGCTTCCCGTTCTGGAGAAGGTCATCGCGGCCAACGGCTCCTTGGTGATCATCGCCGAGGACGTCGAGGGTGAGGCGCTGTCGACCCTGGTCGTGAACAAGATCAAGGGCACCTTCTCCTCGGTCGCACTGAAGGCCCCGGCCTTCGGTGATCGCCGCAAGGCCATGCTCGAGGACATCGCCACCCTGACCGGCGGAACCGTGATCACCTCCGATCTCGGGATGAAGCTGGACCAGGTCGGTCTGGACTCCCTGGGGCGGGCCCGTCGGGTCATCGTCACCAAGGACGACACCACCATCATCGACGGTGCCGGCGATGCCGCTGCGGTCGAGGGACGGGTGGCGCAGCTGCGCAAGGAGATCGAGAACACCGATTCGGACTGGGATCGCGAGAAGCTGCAGGAGCGGGTCGCCAAGCTCGCCGGCGGTGTCTGCGTGATCAAGGTCGGTGCGGCCACCGAGGTGGAGCTGAAGGAGACCAAGCACCGCATCGAGGACGCGGTCTCGGCCACCCGGGCAGCCATCGAGGAGGGCATCGTCGCCGGCGGCGGCGCAGCCCTGATCCACGCTGCGAAGGTGCTGGACAAGACCGACCGGACCGGTGACGAGGCCGTCGGCGTACGGATCGTCGCCAAGTCGGTCGTCGAGCCGCTGCGCTGGATCGCCGAGAACGGTGGCGAACAGGGCTACGTGGTGGTCTCGAAGGTTGCCGAGCTGGGACCCGGTGAGGGCTACAACGCCGCCACCGGTGAGTACGGCGACCTGATCGGCTCCGGCGTCATCGACCCGGTGAAGGTCACCCGCTCGGCCCTGGCCAATGCGGTCTCGATCGCCTCCCTGCTGCTCACCACCGAGACCTTGGTGGCCGAGAAGCCGGAGGACGACGACGAACCCGCCGGGCACAGCCACTGA
- the groES gene encoding co-chaperone GroES: MATIKPLEDRVLVEPLEAEQTTASGLVIPDTAKEKPQEGKVLSVGPGRVDDKGNRIPSDVAEGDVVIFSKYGGTEVKYDGKDLLLLNSRDILAVVNK; the protein is encoded by the coding sequence GTGGCAACGATCAAGCCGCTCGAGGACCGCGTGCTCGTGGAGCCGCTGGAGGCCGAGCAGACCACCGCTTCAGGCCTGGTCATTCCGGACACCGCCAAGGAGAAGCCGCAGGAGGGCAAGGTCCTCTCGGTCGGTCCGGGCCGGGTCGATGACAAGGGCAACCGCATCCCGTCCGATGTCGCCGAGGGCGATGTCGTGATCTTCAGCAAGTACGGCGGCACCGAGGTCAAGTACGACGGCAAGGACCTCCTGCTGCTCAACTCCCGCGACATCCTCGCGGTCGTCAACAAGTAA
- a CDS encoding class I SAM-dependent methyltransferase gives MDQPTAELLVSEDGARALAVAAAQPDPTSLAAAAALRTHFPADLAAAALQQIALRRKGETKLGPLAQRLFLTDAGLQQATRPVLARWRAGLIAAAAPAAKVADLGCGLGIDALALLDAGLRIRPVELDPVTAVLASANLGVEVERADGADLTLTDELVYCDPARRAGARRSWRIEDLSPSWATVTALLDRAPGGCVKLGPGAPHDLLADDWQAHWVGIGNDAVELTVLTGRLADPGRRAVTLLAADGTAEEFRPTAAGPAPLSALQDRIHEPHPAVIAARAVDSLAAAHGWARLSPGIAYLTGEGEGRPWARSFQVREVLPLKEKLLRSWVRQHRIGTVEIKKRGVEVDPAELRRRLRPRGTGAATLILTPTAEGAVAVVVDRL, from the coding sequence ATGGATCAGCCCACCGCCGAACTCCTGGTCAGCGAAGACGGCGCCCGGGCCCTGGCGGTGGCCGCCGCGCAGCCCGATCCGACGTCACTGGCTGCGGCCGCGGCCCTGCGTACCCACTTCCCCGCCGATCTGGCGGCTGCGGCATTGCAGCAGATCGCGTTGCGCCGCAAGGGCGAGACGAAACTGGGGCCGCTGGCGCAGCGGTTGTTCCTCACCGATGCGGGTCTGCAACAGGCGACCCGGCCGGTGCTGGCACGGTGGCGAGCCGGTCTGATCGCCGCTGCGGCACCGGCAGCGAAGGTGGCCGATCTCGGTTGCGGGTTGGGGATCGATGCCCTCGCGCTGCTCGATGCGGGGCTGCGGATACGCCCGGTCGAGCTGGACCCGGTGACCGCGGTCCTGGCCTCGGCCAACCTCGGGGTCGAGGTGGAACGGGCCGATGGCGCCGACCTCACCCTCACCGACGAGCTCGTCTACTGCGATCCAGCCCGACGGGCCGGGGCCCGGCGCAGCTGGCGGATCGAAGACCTGTCACCGTCGTGGGCGACGGTCACGGCCCTGCTCGACCGGGCGCCGGGCGGTTGTGTGAAGTTGGGTCCGGGGGCACCCCATGATCTGCTCGCCGACGACTGGCAGGCTCACTGGGTCGGGATCGGCAACGACGCGGTCGAGCTCACCGTCCTCACCGGGCGGCTGGCCGATCCCGGGCGGCGTGCGGTGACGCTGCTGGCCGCCGACGGTACGGCCGAGGAGTTCCGGCCAACCGCGGCCGGCCCGGCTCCGCTGTCGGCGCTGCAGGACCGGATCCATGAACCGCACCCGGCGGTGATCGCCGCCCGGGCGGTCGACAGCCTGGCTGCGGCCCACGGCTGGGCGCGCCTGTCCCCGGGCATCGCCTATCTCACCGGTGAAGGGGAGGGTCGACCCTGGGCACGCAGCTTCCAGGTACGGGAGGTGCTGCCGCTGAAGGAGAAGCTGTTGCGGTCCTGGGTACGGCAGCATCGGATCGGCACCGTGGAGATCAAGAAGCGAGGGGTGGAGGTCGACCCGGCCGAACTGCGTCGTCGATTGCGTCCCCGGGGAACGGGTGCAGCCACGCTGATCCTCACCCCGACCGCGGAGGGTGCGGTGGCGGTCGTGGTGGACCGGCTCTGA
- a CDS encoding sulfite exporter TauE/SafE family protein, giving the protein MSPLMLITCCAVVILGAALQRVAGMGMGLVAAPMLTLLLGPLVGVTMSNSVAVVAATLVMLATHQHVDWRRWLQMAPLLLIGTAAGTLAVDRISIAWLDVLVGLSVLLALFVSFLMARTATVRGGRPLAMGAGFAAGFMNTTSGVAAPALTAYGLAIKWEQRSFAATLQPTFLVANVASLVAKAGTGAVPLTSLPAWWATLILLAAVPVGVFIGRVLHSRTPVAVARGLGVAIALIGGVVAAVRGFIAI; this is encoded by the coding sequence GTGAGTCCCCTGATGTTGATCACCTGCTGCGCCGTGGTGATCCTCGGCGCGGCGCTGCAACGTGTCGCCGGGATGGGCATGGGGCTGGTCGCCGCACCGATGCTGACGTTGTTGCTGGGTCCGCTGGTCGGGGTGACGATGAGCAATTCCGTGGCGGTGGTGGCGGCGACCCTGGTGATGCTGGCGACCCACCAGCACGTGGACTGGCGACGGTGGCTGCAGATGGCGCCCCTGCTGTTGATCGGGACGGCCGCCGGCACGCTGGCGGTCGACCGGATCAGCATCGCCTGGTTGGACGTGCTGGTCGGGCTCAGCGTGCTGCTGGCATTGTTCGTCAGTTTCCTGATGGCACGGACTGCGACGGTACGGGGTGGTCGCCCGCTCGCCATGGGCGCCGGTTTCGCGGCCGGTTTCATGAACACCACCTCCGGTGTCGCCGCGCCGGCGCTGACCGCCTACGGACTGGCGATCAAATGGGAGCAGCGCTCGTTCGCCGCCACCTTGCAACCGACCTTCCTGGTCGCCAACGTGGCCTCACTCGTGGCCAAGGCCGGAACCGGTGCCGTGCCGCTGACCAGCCTGCCCGCCTGGTGGGCGACCCTGATCCTGCTGGCGGCCGTCCCGGTAGGGGTGTTCATCGGTCGGGTGCTACACAGCCGTACCCCGGTCGCGGTGGCCCGCGGGCTGGGGGTCGCGATCGCCCTGATCGGTGGCGTGGTGGCCGCGGTACGTGGCTTCATCGCGATCTGA
- a CDS encoding Fur family transcriptional regulator, giving the protein MEGVDTAAILRDAGLRVTGPRAAVLQVLHDQPHQSVDEILATVRSRTAVSTQAVYDVLRVLHGARLVRRVEPAGSPARYELQTEDNHHHLVCRGCGTIVDLDCEIGTAPCLGPEQTPGFVIDEAEVTFWGWCADCAADRAAAVG; this is encoded by the coding sequence ATGGAGGGCGTGGACACAGCAGCGATTCTCCGTGACGCCGGCCTTCGGGTGACCGGTCCGCGCGCTGCCGTCCTGCAGGTCCTGCACGATCAACCTCACCAGTCGGTCGACGAGATCCTGGCCACGGTCCGTTCGCGGACCGCCGTCTCCACCCAGGCCGTCTACGACGTCCTGCGGGTGCTGCACGGTGCCCGGTTGGTCCGCCGGGTGGAACCGGCGGGTTCGCCTGCGCGGTACGAATTGCAGACCGAGGACAATCACCACCACCTCGTCTGTCGCGGCTGCGGCACGATCGTCGACCTCGACTGCGAGATCGGCACCGCACCCTGTCTGGGACCGGAACAGACCCCCGGTTTCGTGATCGACGAGGCCGAGGTGACGTTCTGGGGGTGGTGTGCCGACTGTGCCGCCGACCGAGCGGCCGCCGTCGGCTGA
- a CDS encoding pilus assembly protein TadE: MSASVLLASSMTMVVLLLGLVVDGGRQLAAQQRAEAIALQAARAGADAGAAGSLVGAFDAARAGHAARQALGDAGVEGRVSVADARIRVVTEVSSPTVFLAAIGIGSVSAEGRAEAALLPRTP; encoded by the coding sequence ATGTCGGCCAGTGTGCTGCTGGCCTCGTCGATGACGATGGTGGTGTTGTTGCTGGGGCTGGTGGTCGACGGCGGCCGGCAGCTCGCCGCCCAACAACGGGCCGAGGCGATCGCCCTGCAAGCAGCGCGAGCCGGTGCCGATGCCGGTGCGGCCGGCAGTCTGGTGGGTGCGTTCGACGCCGCGCGGGCCGGCCATGCCGCCCGGCAGGCACTCGGTGATGCCGGAGTCGAAGGCCGGGTGAGCGTCGCCGATGCCCGGATCCGGGTCGTCACCGAGGTGAGCTCACCGACGGTCTTCCTCGCTGCGATCGGTATCGGTTCGGTCAGCGCGGAAGGTCGGGCCGAGGCGGCCTTGTTGCCCCGGACCCCCTGA
- a CDS encoding pilus assembly protein yields MTGTRLVPRSKRRRTQRGFALSTEAVILLPVLVALLAMVVVWSRYALATTAVEASAGSAARAASLAGSAAIARADATSVAQANLASSGLRCEGVTVVVDTSGFAVPAGQPAQVRVSVACRLRTADLGLPLGTVIVEQQGAAALDRYRGRE; encoded by the coding sequence ATGACCGGCACCCGGCTCGTGCCGCGATCGAAGCGCCGTCGAACTCAGCGCGGTTTCGCCCTCTCGACCGAGGCGGTGATCCTGCTCCCGGTCCTGGTCGCGCTGCTCGCGATGGTGGTCGTCTGGTCGCGGTACGCGCTGGCCACGACGGCGGTCGAGGCCAGCGCCGGTTCGGCCGCCAGGGCGGCCTCGCTGGCCGGCAGCGCGGCGATCGCCCGGGCCGATGCGACCTCGGTGGCGCAGGCAAATCTCGCCAGTTCGGGGCTGCGCTGCGAAGGCGTCACGGTCGTCGTCGACACCTCGGGTTTCGCCGTACCGGCAGGACAACCCGCCCAGGTCCGGGTGAGTGTCGCCTGCCGCTTGCGGACCGCGGATCTCGGGCTGCCGCTGGGCACGGTGATCGTCGAGCAGCAGGGAGCCGCGGCCCTGGATCGGTACCGGGGGCGGGAATGA
- a CDS encoding TadE/TadG family type IV pilus assembly protein yields MGRRNERGLAHTVEASLLLPLLLLLVIGLVQLAAFWHARNAALAAAQLTAEHNRGHDAAITTSAGERIAERGGLEHASIEVQRGVTEVRVTVRGVAPSVVLLPGVGVISETATMPRERVVGR; encoded by the coding sequence ATGGGCAGACGCAATGAACGCGGTCTGGCGCACACGGTCGAGGCCAGCCTGCTGTTGCCGCTGCTCCTGCTGCTGGTGATCGGTCTGGTCCAGCTCGCGGCGTTCTGGCATGCGCGCAATGCCGCCCTCGCCGCCGCCCAGCTGACCGCGGAGCACAATCGCGGCCACGACGCCGCGATCACCACCTCGGCCGGTGAGCGGATCGCCGAACGCGGCGGGCTGGAACACGCCAGCATCGAGGTCCAGCGAGGGGTCACCGAGGTACGGGTCACCGTTCGGGGCGTCGCCCCGTCGGTGGTGCTGCTTCCCGGAGTGGGTGTGATCAGCGAGACCGCGACCATGCCCCGGGAACGGGTGGTCGGCCGATGA
- the tsaD gene encoding tRNA (adenosine(37)-N6)-threonylcarbamoyltransferase complex transferase subunit TsaD, translating to MGEPLILGLETSCDETGVGIVRGGELLANEVASSVDEHVRFGGVVPEVASRAHLQALRPTLQRALAAADVDLSELDGIAVTAGPGLMGALVVGIAAAKALALATGKPLWGVNHLVGHVGVDILDHGPLPEPSMALLVSGGHTSLLRVDDLTRSITPIGSTIDDAAGEAYDKVARALGLPYPGGPVIDAAAAEGDLKAIRFPRGLTSRRDLERHRFDFSFSGLKTSVSRWVETAELEGREIPVADVAAGFQESVADVLTAKAIDACTEQQISTLVIGGGVAANSRLRSLLAERAAQAGVEVRRPRPGLCTDNGAMIAVVGARLAAAGIAPSGLDFGADPGLPVTRISI from the coding sequence ATGGGTGAGCCGCTGATCCTCGGCCTGGAGACCTCCTGCGACGAGACCGGGGTCGGGATCGTCCGCGGCGGTGAACTGCTCGCCAACGAGGTCGCCTCCTCCGTCGACGAGCACGTCCGTTTCGGTGGAGTCGTCCCCGAGGTCGCCTCCCGTGCCCATCTGCAGGCGCTGCGCCCGACACTGCAGCGGGCGCTGGCCGCCGCCGATGTCGATCTGTCCGAACTCGACGGGATCGCCGTCACCGCCGGTCCCGGTCTGATGGGTGCGCTGGTGGTGGGCATCGCCGCGGCGAAGGCGCTGGCGCTGGCCACCGGCAAACCGCTGTGGGGGGTGAACCACCTGGTCGGTCACGTCGGCGTGGACATCCTCGACCACGGTCCGCTGCCGGAACCGTCGATGGCGCTGCTGGTTTCCGGTGGCCACACTTCATTGCTGCGGGTGGACGATCTCACCCGTTCGATCACGCCGATCGGCTCGACCATCGACGATGCCGCCGGGGAGGCCTACGACAAGGTCGCCCGGGCACTGGGGCTGCCGTACCCCGGTGGTCCGGTGATCGACGCAGCCGCTGCCGAGGGTGACCTGAAGGCGATCCGGTTCCCTCGCGGCCTGACCTCGCGGCGCGATCTGGAAAGGCACCGTTTCGACTTCTCCTTCTCCGGCCTGAAGACCTCGGTCTCGCGCTGGGTGGAGACCGCCGAACTCGAGGGCAGGGAGATCCCGGTGGCCGATGTCGCGGCCGGTTTCCAGGAATCCGTTGCCGATGTGCTGACTGCGAAGGCGATCGACGCCTGCACCGAGCAGCAGATCTCCACCCTGGTGATCGGCGGTGGGGTGGCTGCCAACTCGCGGCTGCGGTCGCTGCTGGCCGAACGGGCAGCCCAGGCAGGGGTGGAGGTACGCCGGCCCCGTCCCGGACTGTGCACCGACAACGGTGCGATGATCGCCGTCGTCGGCGCCCGGCTCGCCGCCGCCGGCATCGCACCCTCCGGTCTCGACTTCGGCGCCGACCCCGGGCTGCCGGTCACCCGGATCTCCATCTGA
- a CDS encoding GNAT family N-acetyltransferase, producing MDLELTGFPAAQRWSERAWSEEVDGEDRLVRLAEATGPSVAGVIAIRISDVAELNRIVVDVDHRRQGIAQLLINEAAGRLPDTVDELWLEVAADNLPARKLYAGLGFSEIGRRRGYYPGGIDAVIMNRPVCDRTGTGREHG from the coding sequence ATGGACTTGGAGCTCACCGGATTTCCCGCGGCCCAGCGATGGTCCGAACGTGCCTGGTCCGAGGAGGTGGACGGTGAGGACCGGCTGGTCCGCCTGGCCGAGGCCACCGGCCCGTCGGTGGCGGGGGTGATCGCCATTCGGATCAGCGATGTCGCCGAACTGAATCGGATCGTCGTCGATGTCGATCACCGACGTCAGGGCATCGCGCAGTTGTTGATCAACGAGGCGGCCGGCCGGTTGCCGGACACGGTCGACGAACTGTGGTTGGAGGTGGCCGCCGACAACCTGCCCGCCCGCAAACTCTATGCCGGGCTCGGATTCAGCGAGATCGGGAGGCGTCGCGGTTACTATCCCGGGGGCATCGATGCGGTGATCATGAACCGACCGGTGTGCGATCGAACCGGAACCGGGAGGGAACATGGGTGA